In Kineococcus endophyticus, the genomic window CGGGGTCTCCAACGCGTTCTACCTCTACCTGCTGGACCCGGACGGGCACCGCATCGAGATCTACACCCACGACTACTACACCGGTGACCCCGACAACCCGGTCATCACGTGGGACGTGCACGACAACCAGCGCCGCGACTGGTGGGGCAACCCCGTCGTCCCGTCCTGGTACGCGAACGCGTCCACCGTCCTCGACCTCGACGGCACGCCCCGCCCGGTCACCGAACGCACCCAGGACCGCGAGTCCGACGTCACCATCGGCGCCGACGGGTTCTCCTACACCCGCAAGGACGACGAGGCGGTCGGCTTCAAGGTGGGGCACCAGGTGTGAAGACCGTCCGGCAGGCGCCGGCGTGGTCCCTGCGCCAACTCCTCTACTTCGTCACCGTGGCCGAGACGGGGACGATCACCGGTGCCGCCGAGCAGCTGGTGATCTCCCCGTCGGCGGTCGCCGCGGCGGTGGAGAAGCTGGAGCACGCCTTCGGGGTCCAGCTCTGCGTCCGCCGGAAGGCGCACGGCATCACGCTCACCGCGGCGGGGCAGGACCTGCTCCGCCGCTCGCGCGCCCTGCTGGAGGAGGCCGAGGAACTCGCCGAGGTGGGGGGCGGCGCGGGGGAGTCCCTGGGCGGGAACCTCACCGTCGGCTGCTACCACACGCTGGGACCGACCTGCCTGCCGCCGCTGCTGTCGGCGTTCGCCGCCGACCACCCGCGGGTCCGCACGACGTTCACCGAGGCTGACCAGGACAGCCTGCAGGACGGGCTCGAGCGCGGCGAGCTCGACGTGGCCGTCCTGTACGACATGCAGCTGCGCGACGGCGTGGCGAGCCTGGAACTGTTCCGCACCCGCCCGCACGTCCTGCTGCCGGCCGGTCACCCGCTGGCGGGCGACCCCGAGGTCCGGTTGCGCGACCTCGCGGCCGAACCGTTCGTGCTGCTGGACTCACCGCCGAGTTCGCAGGACACGTTCTCGGTGTTCCGGCAGGTCGGCATCGAGCCCCAGGTCCGGTTCCGCGCCGGCGGCCTGGAGACCGTGCGGGCCCTCGTCGGCCGCGGGCTGGGGTGGAGCCTGCTCGTCCAGCGCCCGTGGTCGGACCGGACCTACGAGGGCCGGGAGGTCGTCGTGCGCGAGATCGCCGACGGCGTGCCCGAGGTGCGCGTCCTCCTGGCCTGGTCGCGGCGCACCCCCCTGACCCGGGCCGCACGCGCGTTCGCCCGCGCCGCCCCCACCGCCTTCACCCCCAGTCCCATCCTGTCCCAGCAGTCGACGACGACCGAGGAGAACCGATGAGCACCCAGACCGACACCGTCACCAGCGAGCAGGACCTGCTGGCCCGGGTCACCGTCGCCGAGGGCGTGGAGATCCACGAACCCGCGACGGGGGACCTGCTCGGCCGCGCGCCCGAGCACACCACGGACGACCTCGAGCGCGTCGTGACGGCGGCCACCGCGGCGCAGCCCGGCTGGGCCGGACTCGGGCACGCCGAGCGCAGCGCGGTCCTGCTGCGGATCGCCGACCGCATCGAGGCGGCCGCCGAACCGCTCGCCCGCCTGCTCGCCCGCGAGCAGGGCAAACCCCTCAACGGGCCGAACGCCCGGTTCGAGGTCGGCGCCTGCTCGGCCTGGCTGCGCGCGACGGCGGCCACCGTGCTCGAGGAGGAGGTCGTCGTCGACGACGGCTCGCAGGTGTCCGTCATGACCTACCGGCCCCTGGGCCTGGTCGCGGCGGTCGGGCCGTGGAACTGGCCCCTGATGATCACCGTCTGGCAGGTCGCGCCGTCCCTGCTGATGGGCAACGCCGTCGTCGTGAAGCCGTCGGAGAAGACGCCGCTGAGCGTGCTCGCGCTCGTCTCCCTCATGGCCGAGGAACTGCCCGACGGCGTCCTGGGGGCGCTGTCCGGGGGCCGTGAGCTGGGGGCGTCGCTCGTCGCGCACCCGGCCGTGCGCAAGGTGATGTTCACCGGGTCCACGGCCGCGGGCCGCAAGATCGTCGAGGCGTCGGGGGCGAACCTCGCCCGGCTGACGCTGGAGCTCGGGGGCAACGACGCGGGCATCGTCCTGCCCGACGCCGACCCGCGGGCCATCGCCCAGGACCTGTTCTGGGGCGCCTTCATCAACACCGGCCAGACCTGCGCGGCCCTCAAGCGGCTCTACGTCCACGAGTCGATCCACGACGAGGTCGTCGCGGCGCTGGCCGACGTCGCGAAGGCGATGCCGTTGGGGCGCAGCCTGGACGAGGACAGCGTGCTCGGGCCGGTGCAGAACTCCATGCAGTTCGAGGTCGTCTCCGGCCTCGTCGAGGACGCCAAGCAGCGCGGCGGAACCGTCGTCACCGGGGGTTCGCCGCTGAGCGACCTGGGCCCGCTGTTCTACCCGGTCACGCTGGTCACCGGGCTGCACGACGGCGACCCGCTCGTGGACCAGGAGCAGTTCGGTCCGGCGCTGCCCATCGTCTCCTACTCCGACGTCGAGGAGGCCATCGCCAGCGCCAACCGGCTCGACGTCGGTCTCGGGGCGTCGGTCTGGTCGTCCGACACCGCCCGGGCCCAGGAGGTCGCCGACCGTGTGGAGGCCGGGACGGTCTGGATCAACTCCCACGGCGGGGTGCACCCGATGGCCCCGTTCGGCGGGGTCAAGGGGTCCGGGTACGGCGTCGAGTTCGGTGTCGAGGGTCTGAAGGCCCTCGGGGTGCCGAAGGTCGTGACCCGCCCGGCTGCGCCGGCGGCGCAGTGAGTGCGGCGGACGGGGCCGGGCGGGTCGTCGTCGTCGGCGCCGGGTCGGCCGGTTCGGTCCTGACCCGGCGCCTGCTGGACGCGGGCCGCTCGGTCCTCCTGCTGGAGGCCGGCCCGCCCGAGACGAACCCGGCCATCCCCGAACTCGCGCGGCTCGGGGAGCTCTGGCACTCCGAGGTCGACTGGAACTACTTCACGGTGCCGCAAGCGGGTGCGGCGGGACGGCGGCTGCACCTGCCCCGCGGGAAGGTCGTCGGCGGCTCGCACGCGCTGAACGCCTGCATCTGGGTGCGTGGGTGCAGGC contains:
- a CDS encoding LysR family transcriptional regulator is translated as MKTVRQAPAWSLRQLLYFVTVAETGTITGAAEQLVISPSAVAAAVEKLEHAFGVQLCVRRKAHGITLTAAGQDLLRRSRALLEEAEELAEVGGGAGESLGGNLTVGCYHTLGPTCLPPLLSAFAADHPRVRTTFTEADQDSLQDGLERGELDVAVLYDMQLRDGVASLELFRTRPHVLLPAGHPLAGDPEVRLRDLAAEPFVLLDSPPSSQDTFSVFRQVGIEPQVRFRAGGLETVRALVGRGLGWSLLVQRPWSDRTYEGREVVVREIADGVPEVRVLLAWSRRTPLTRAARAFARAAPTAFTPSPILSQQSTTTEENR
- a CDS encoding aldehyde dehydrogenase family protein — translated: MSTQTDTVTSEQDLLARVTVAEGVEIHEPATGDLLGRAPEHTTDDLERVVTAATAAQPGWAGLGHAERSAVLLRIADRIEAAAEPLARLLAREQGKPLNGPNARFEVGACSAWLRATAATVLEEEVVVDDGSQVSVMTYRPLGLVAAVGPWNWPLMITVWQVAPSLLMGNAVVVKPSEKTPLSVLALVSLMAEELPDGVLGALSGGRELGASLVAHPAVRKVMFTGSTAAGRKIVEASGANLARLTLELGGNDAGIVLPDADPRAIAQDLFWGAFINTGQTCAALKRLYVHESIHDEVVAALADVAKAMPLGRSLDEDSVLGPVQNSMQFEVVSGLVEDAKQRGGTVVTGGSPLSDLGPLFYPVTLVTGLHDGDPLVDQEQFGPALPIVSYSDVEEAIASANRLDVGLGASVWSSDTARAQEVADRVEAGTVWINSHGGVHPMAPFGGVKGSGYGVEFGVEGLKALGVPKVVTRPAAPAAQ